The following are from one region of the Coffea eugenioides isolate CCC68of chromosome 2, Ceug_1.0, whole genome shotgun sequence genome:
- the LOC113761367 gene encoding pleckstrin homology domain-containing protein 1, giving the protein MASLWRAATGSAGQSNEEHGGVEFWSNPERTGWLLKQGEYIKTWRRRWFVLKQGKLFWFKESTVTRGSQPRGVIPVATCLTVKGAEDVLNKQNAFELSTRSETMYFIADSEKEKEDWINSIGRSIVQHSRSVTDNEIVDYDSNRK; this is encoded by the coding sequence ATGGCGTCTCTATGGCGGGCCGCGACGGGCTCGGCGGGCCAGTCCAACGAAGAGCACGGCGGCGTCGAGTTCTGGTCCAACCCGGAGCGAACCGGCTGGCTTTTAAAACAAGGGGAGTATATCAAGACCTGGCGACGCCGTTGGTTCGTTCTCAAACAGGGGAAGCTCTTCTGGTTCAAGGAGTCCACCGTCACCCGCGGCTCACAGCCACGCGGCGTCATCCCGGTGGCCACTTGCCTCACCGTCAAGGGAGCTGAAGATGTGCTTAACAAGCAGAACGCCTTCGAGCTCTCTACCCGCTCCGAGACCATGTACTTCATCGCTGATTCcgagaaagaaaaggaggatTGGATCAACTCCATCGGACGATCCATAGTCCAGCACTCCAGGTCCGTTACTGATAACGAGATCGTTGATTATGACAGCAACAGGAAATAA
- the LOC113761721 gene encoding 30S ribosomal protein S31, chloroplastic, producing MVLIFKRPIRRDCLQSFIFFSAASTMASLLAGAVPMAASQTALCFPLSPSLSRPQSLLSSSSSSSSSSSSLSTSLSLSSPASSTLPFIYCGRGDKKTAKGKRFNHSFGNARPKNKKKGRGPPRVAVPPSPPRKDRYDDGEVVKIEIDESLG from the exons atggttttaatttttaagCGGCCAATACGGAGGGATTGTCTGCaatctttcatcttcttcagcGCTGCATCAACAATGGCGTCTCTGTTAGCTGGAGCAGTCCCAATGGCAGCCTCTCAAACGGCCTTGTGTTTTCCTCTATCTCCTTCCTTGTCTCGTCCTCAATCCCTGCTTTCTtcgtcctcctcctcctcctcctcctcctcctccctctcaACTTCACTCTCACTCTCCTCACCCGCCTCTTCAACACTCCCTTTCA TTTATTGTGGAAGAGGAGACAAAAAGACTGCAAAAGGCAAACGCTTCAATCACTCCTTTGGAAAC GCGAGGCCAAAGAACAAGAAGAAAGGGAGAGGACCACCTAGGGTTGCTGTACCTCCGTCGCCCCCCAGGAAAGATCGATACGACGACGGCGAGGTTGTTAAGATTGAGATTGACGAGTCTCTAGGCTGA
- the LOC113755415 gene encoding probable LRR receptor-like serine/threonine-protein kinase At3g47570, producing the protein MKEVRRLYENETVVLSNEQLTRTESSNITEPDSDTVADDPTLRSAFQIEFQTGQCRDYWTSGAAYSVIFHTSGHNTMKGQKEADDRDVVALLAFKSIIQHDPYGIMNSWNDSHDLCRWEGIQCGRKHKRVTSINLKDKGLVGFLSPFLGNLSFLRALNLTNNTFQGEIPAQFGQLFRLQILSLSWNSIEGEIPANLSRCSSLVQLSLSYNKLVGRLPPAFGFLRNLETLAILTNDLTGAIPSSLGNLTSLTSLAVVDNHLVGNIPETLGQLRNLRVFGFGGNELYGTIPPSIYNLSQLKTLSVPANQLHGSLPSALGLMRPHLRYLLLADNQFTGMLPVSITNASDLTTIDIGHNRFKGKIAVDFGGLPNLVVLFAPGNNFGSGELDEMHFLSTMTNCSNLVGVDLGSNQLKGVLPSNIGNLSQFFRMLSLGDNHIYGGIPSVLGNLVSLDNLILEGNQLTGSIPSTIGNLQKLQMLALDSNKLSGKIPDSLGNLSLMNKLYLGGNMLDGTIPPSLGNCQGLLFLELSQNNLSGFIPKEIFGISSLSIYLGLSNNHLSGTLPLEVGNLENLAEFDASENQLSGELPETLGSCSSLESLSLAGNLFEGSIPKFLSSMRAIQILDLSRNNFSGQIPHFLEELAIKTLNLSYNDFVGKVPKKGVFANASAISVVGNRRLCGGIFQLQLPKCRILRDSKKHKKPLRVIIPIIIPTSIVFLGVILISIFRQRSLKKRSYETCLSGGLFLKLNYKQLLQATNGFSAENLVGVGSFGSVYKGNLNEERNLTVAVKVFNLLHHGAFKSFCAECEVLRNIQHRNLVKIITSCSSLDFQGNEFKALVYEFMPNGSLDNWLHSWEEDQQNKSGRPNLLQRINVAIDVACALDYLHHHCHAEIVHCDLKPSNILLDNDLTAHVGDFGLAKFLQSPLNLQESSSAGIRGTIGYVAPEYGLGAEVSTYGDVYSFGILLLEMVTGKRPTHALFSEGLDLHKFVEMAVPDRVMDIVDPVLVIFAGDSKCSQLEDCSISLLKVGLACSTDLPQDRMNMAEVFSSLKSIKDTFSMAGL; encoded by the exons ATGAAAGAAGTTAGACGATTGTATGAGAACGAGACAGTAGTATTGTCAAATGAACAGCTTACCAGGACGGAGAGTTCCAACATTACAGagcctgactctgacactgtagccgatGATCCTACATTAAGATCTGCTTTTCAGATTG AGTTCCAAACTGGGCAATGCCGAGATTACTGGACCTCTGGCGCTGCTTACAGCGTTATATTTCACACCTCTGGACACAACACCATGAAGGGCCAAAAAGAAGCAGATGATCGTGATGTTGTTGCTTTATTGGCGTTCAAGTCCATAATTCAGCATGACCCTTATGGGATCATGAACTCGTGGAATGATTCTCATGACTTGTGTAGATGGGAGGGTATACAATGTGGTCGCAAGCACAAAAGAGTAACCAGCATAAATCTGAAAGACAAAGGCTTAGTGGGCTTCTTGTCACCTTTTCTGGGCAATCTAAGCTTTCTTCGTGCATTAAATTTAACCAACAACACCTTTCAAGGTGAAATTCCTGCCCAATTCGGCCAGCTATTCAGACTTCAGATTCTGTCTTTGTCATGGAACTCAATAGAGGGTGAAATTCCGGCAAATCTATCCCGGTGCTCCAGTCTTGTGCAACTTTCTCTGAGCTATAACAAGCTAGTTGGGAGATTACCGCCGGCATTTGGTTTTTTGCGTAATCTTGAAACTCTTGCCATTCTCACGAACGACCTAACAGGAGCTATCCCTTCTTCCCTTGGAAATCTTACTTCCCTGACTTCACTTGCTGTAGTAGATAATCATTTGGTGGGGAATATTCCCGAAACCTTAGGACAGTTGAGAAATTTAAGGGTTTTTGGATTTGGTGGGAACGAATTATATGGAACTATCCCACCTTCGATTTATAATCTTTCCCAACTTAAGACCTTGTCCGTGCCTGCTAATCAACTGCATGGAAGTCTTCCTTCAGCATTAGGCCTCATGCGTCCTCATCTTCGGTATCTCTTGTTGGCTGATAACCAATTCACAGGAATGCTTCCAGTCTCAATAACAAATGCCTCTGATCTAACCACGATTGACATTGGACACAACAGATTCAAAGGCAAAATAGCTGTTGATTTTGGAGGGCTGCCCAATCTCGTTGTCCTATTTGCGCCAGGTAATAATTTTGGGAGTGGGGAACTGGATGAAATGCATTTTCTGAGTACCATGACAAACTGTAGCAATTTGGTTGGTGTGGACTTGGGGTCCAACCAATTAAAAGGGGTGTTGCCCAGCAACATTGGTAACCTGTCTCAATTCTTCCGTATGTTGTCACTGGGTGATAATCATATATATGGAGGGATACCTTCAGTACTAGGTAATCTCGTCAGCCTAGATAATTTAATTCTAGAAGGTAATCAGCTCACGGGCAGCATCCCAAGTACGATTGGTAATCTTCAAAAGCTTCAGATGCTAGCCCTTGATTCCAATAAATTGTCAGGAAAAATTCCAGACTCTTTAGGAAACCTCTCATTGATGAACAAGCTATATCTGGGCGGTAACATGTTGGACGGAACCATACCACCATCTCTGGGTAACTGCCAAGGTTTGTTGTTCTTAGAACTTTCTCAAAACAATCTTAGTGGTTTCATACCGAAAGAAATCTTTGGGATTTCTTCTCTATCAATTTATTTAGGCCTTTCTAACAATCATTTATCTGGAACCTTACCATTAGAGGTTGGCAACTTGGAAAATCTAGCTGAATTCGATGCCTCTGAAAATCAACTGTCAGGTGAACTTCCTGAAACCTTGGGCAGTTGTAGTAGCCTCGAAAGCCTTTCCCTTGCAGGTAACTTGTTCGAGGGTTCTATCCCAAAATTCTTAAGTTCTATGAGAGCTATTCAAATTCTTGACCTTTCTCGTAACAATTTCTCTGGGCAAATCCCCCACTTTTTGGAAGAACTTGCAATAAAGACCTTGAATTTGTCCTACAATGATTTTGTGGGTAAGGTACCAAAAAAAGGTGTTTTTGCAAATGCTAGTGCTATATCAGTCGTTGGGAACAGAAGACTTTGTGGAGGCATTTTCCAACTACAGCTACCAAAGTGCCGCATCCTGAGAGACTCAAAGAAACATAAGAAGCCTCTCAGAGTCATCATACCCATAATAATTCCAACCAGCATTGTTTTCCTTGGAGTAATCCTGATCTCAATTTTCCGACAGCGCTCGTTGAAAAAGAGAAGCTATGAAACATGCTTATCGGGTGGATTATTCCTGAAACTCAACTACAAACAACTCTTACAAGCAACCAATGGTTTCTCTGCAGAGAATCTAGTTGGAGTTGGGAGTTTTGGCTCAGTGTATAAAGGCAACCTGAATGAAGAAAGAAACTTAACTGTGGCAGTTAAAGTATTTAATCTTCTCCACCACGGAGCCTTCAAGAGCTTTTGTGCTGAGTGTGAAGTATTGAGAAACATTCAGCATCGAAACCTTGTAAAGATCATAACTTCATGCTCGAGCCTAGATTTCCAGGGGAATGAATTTAAGGCTTTAGTCTACGAATTCATGCCCAATGGCAGTCTAGATAACTGGTTGCATTCGTGGGAAGAAGATCAGCAGAACAAATCTGGTAGACCAAACCTTCTTCAAAGAATTAATGTTGCTATTGATGTGGCTTGTGCCCTTGATTACCTACATCACCATTGCCACGCAGAGATTGTTCACTGCGATCTCAAACCAAGCAATATTCTCCTTGACAATGATCTCACAGCTCATGTTGGAGATTTTGGGCTAGCCAAATTTCTTCAATCACCTCTTAATTTACAGGAGAGCAGCAGCGCTGGAATTAGAGGAACCATAGGATATGTGGCTCCAG AGTATGGCTTAGGTGCTGAGGTATCAACTTATGGAGATGTCTACAGCTTTGGGATTCTACTGCTGGAGATGGTGACAGGGAAGAGACCTACGCATGCTTTGTTCAGCGAAGGCCTTGATCTTCACAAGTTTGTTGAAATGGCAGTCCCAGACCGCGTGATGGACATCGTGGATCCCGTACTCGTTATCTTTGCAGGTGACAGCAAATGCAGTCAACTGGAGGACTGTTCGATTTCATTGCTTAAAGTTGGCTTGGCTTGCTCCACGGACTTGCCGCAAGACAGAATGAACATGGCTgaagttttttcttctttgaaaTCCATCAAGGATACTTTTAGCATGGCAGGACTCTGA
- the LOC113763160 gene encoding anthranilate synthase alpha subunit 1, chloroplastic-like: MQALHAPNRLSPANYRFSPVNRRLCPVVSFEFSPSHSFSSRLSLRRSLPSLQCCSLQSSSPVTDKKRFMEASRHGNVIPLYQCIFSDHLTPVLAYRCLVKEDDREAPSFLFESVEPGFRTSHVGRYSVVGAQPAVEIVAKENDVTILDHYRGKLKEIVVEDPMTIPREISESWKPQLISELPDTFCGGWVGYFSYDTVRYLEKKKLPFSQAPRDDRSLADIHLGLYDDVIVFDHVEKKAYVIHWVQLDQYPSKEKAYTSGMKRLERLMSKVQNIDPPRLSAGSVELWTNNFGLSLNKSNMTREEYKKAVIQAKEHILAGDIFQIVLSQRFEKRTFADPFEVYRALRVINPSPYMAYLQARGSIHVASSPEILTRVKKKRVVNRPLAGTTRRGKTPHEDEMQELQLLKDKKQCAEHIMLVDLGRNDVGKVSKPGSVNVEKLMTVERYSHVMHISSTVTGELLDHLTCWDALRAALPVGTVSGAPKVKAMELIDQLEVARRGPYSGGFGGISFSGDMDIALALRTIVFPTGVHYDTMYSYQGSNKRQEWVAHLQAGAGIVADSTPEDEQMECENKVAGLARAIELAESAFVNREQEIKPNQSSFPTPVLRKRSILQVES; the protein is encoded by the exons atgcAAGCCCTACATGCTCCCAATCGACTTTCTCCTGCCAATTACCGGTTTTCTCCGGTGAACCGCCGCTTGTGTCCGGTTGTTTCCTTCGAATTCTCCCCTAGTCACAGCTTTAGCTCACGTCTCTCTCTTCGTCGCTCCCTTCCTTCACTCCAATGTTGCTCTCTCCAGTCTTCATCTCCAG TGACGGATAAAAAAAGATTTATGGAAGCTTCCAGACATGGAAATGTCATTCCGCTCTACCAATGTATTTTCTCGGATCATCTGACTCCCGTGCTTGCATACCGCTGCTTAGTTAAAGAAGACGACCGGGAGGCTCCTAGCTTTCTTTTCGAGTCCGTAGAACCTGGTTTCCGAACTTCCCATGTT GGTCGGTACAGCGTGGTCGGTGCTCAGCCAGCGGTGGAAATCGTGGCAAAAGAAAATGATGTCACCATCTTGGATCACTACAGAGGGAAGTTGAAGGAGATTGTTGTGGAGGACCCGATGACGATTCCTAGAGAAATTTCTGAAAGTTGGAAGCCTCAGTTGATTAGTGAACTTCCTGATACATTTTGTG GTGGATGGGTTGGTTATTTTTCTTATGACACTGTTAGGTACCTTGAGAAGAAGAAGCTGCCATTCTCTCAGGCGCCACGCGATGATAGGAGCCTTGCTGACATTCATCTGGGGCTGTATGATGATGTGATAGTATTTGATCATGTAGAGAAG AAAGCATATGTTATCCACTGGGTGCAGTTAGATCAGTATCCATCAAAAGAGAAGGCTTACACTAGTGGTATGAAACGCTTGGAAAGACTAATGTCAAAAGTACAAAATATTGATCC TCCAAGGCTATCAGCAGGATCTGTTGAATTGTGGACTAACAATTTTGGACTCTCTCTGAACAAGAGTAACATGACAAGAGAAGAGTACAAGAAGGCTGTCATACAGGCAAAGGAGCATATCCTTGCTGGAGATATTTTTCAGATTGTTTTAAGTCAGCGCTTTGAGAAGAGAACATTTGCTGATCCATTTGAAGTCTACAGAGCACTGAGAGTAATAAATCCAAGTCCCTACATGGCTTACTTGCAG GCTAGAGGAAGTATTCATGTTGCTTCAAGCCCAGAAATTCTTACTCGTGTCAAGAAG AAAAGGGTTGTTAATCGACCATTGGCTGGAACTACAAGAAGAGGGAAGACACCTCATGAAGATGAGATGCAGGAGCTGCAGCTTTTAAAAGATAAAAAGCAATGTGCAGAACATATAATGCTGGTCGATTTGGGCCGTAATGATGTGGGAAAG GTCTCGAAGCCAGGTTCTGTAAATGTTGAAAAACTTATGACTGTTGAGCGGTACTCCCATGTGATGCACATAAGCTCCACG GTCACAGGGGAGTTGCTTGATCATCTTACTTGCTGGGATGCACTGCGTGCTGCACTTCCTGTTGGTACAGTTAGTGGAGCACCAAAA GTGAAGGCCATGGAACTGATTGATCAATTAGAAGTGGCGAGGCGGGGGCCTTACAGTGGTGGATTTGGCGGTATCTCATTTTCTGGCGATATGGACATTGCTTTGGCTCTCAGGACAATTGTATTCCCAACTGGAGTCCACTATGACACAATGTATTCATACCAAGGTTCCAACAAACGTCAGGAATGGGTTGCTCACCTCCAAGCTGGAGCTGGAATTGTAGCTGATAGTACTCCTGAGGATGAGCAGATGGAGTGTGAAAACAAAGTTGCCGGTCTTGCTCGCGCCATTGAGTTGGCAGAGTCTGCATTTGTGAATAGAGAACAAGAGATCAAACCCAATCAGAGTTCATTTCCCACCCCTGTACTGAGAAAAAGGTCGATATTGCAGGTGGAAAGTTGA
- the LOC113762952 gene encoding uncharacterized protein LOC113762952 isoform X2, giving the protein MAPPRNRRRKVGSMRIDAALDSMRPMGFPDDVVRKSIKDLLKQEGRAGRDDGSGSGEKSGSLEEMCDKEERCQEQKCLPVEIDAEKSPSKNSQTHHHFISKDDSGQPQLGPPVDFAPTYSPMDRVPTNQTQKPSCGWLDADDEED; this is encoded by the exons ATGGCTCCCCCAAGAAATAGACGCAGAAAG GTTGGTTCGATGAGAATTGATGCCGCATTGGATTCTATGCGTCCGATGGGGTTCCCGGATGATGTTGTTCGCAAATCCATCAAAGACTTGCTCAAG CAAGAAGGCAGAGCAGGAAGAGATGATGGAAGTGGGAGTGGTGAAAAATCTGGATCACTAGAAGAGATGTGTGATAAGGAAGAGCGCTGCCAGGAACAAAAGTGTCTACCAGTGGAGATTGATGCTGAGAAAAGTCCAAGCAAAAATTCTCAGACCCACCATCATTTCATTTCCAAG GATGACTCTGGGCAACCTCAACTCGGTCCACCGGTGGACTTTGCTCCAACTTATTCTCCCATGGACCGTGTACCGACTAACCAAACACAAAAACCATCTTGTGGATGGCTCGATGCTGATGATGAGGAAGATTAG
- the LOC113762608 gene encoding probable zinc metalloprotease EGY2, chloroplastic: MNLGASFQASLLPLSQCGSCSVIHSQPLAFPPVISRKLKAHFLATQLRRNGKVVCRMSETDIDPESDNNETDQSVHEEEDQLKSDTHQSPETGMLESNSLEVKHSPETDAQTGGAEDGEDLQVSIGSPLPGVKPQQLDESIRIPKETIDVLRDQVFGFDTFFVTGQEPYEGGVLFKGNLRGQATKSYEKITKRMEDKFGDEYKLFLLINPEDDKPVAVVVPRKSLPPDTTALPEWFAAGAFGLVTLFTLLLRNVPALQSNFLLTFDNLELLKDGLPGALVTLLVLGAHEVCHILVASESGIKLGVPYFIPSWQIGSFGAITRILSIVKKREDLLKFAAAGPLAGFSLGVLLLLLGFILPPSDGLGVVVDASVFHDSLLAGGIAKLLLGDVLKEGTAISVNPLVLWAWAGLLINAINSIPAGELDGGRISFAMWGRKASARLSAAAIGLLGIASLFNDVAFYWVVLIFILQRGPIAPLSEEITDPDNTYITLGIVVLLLGLLVYLPYPFPFTSEAISTF; encoded by the exons ATGAATTTGGGGGCGAGTTTTCAAGCAAGTCTCCTGCCTTTATCCCAGTGCGGCTCTTGCTCTGTAATCCATTCCCAGCCGTTAGCTTTTCCTCCGGTGATTAGTCGTAAATTGAAGGCCCATTTTTTGGCTACCCAATTACGCAG AAATGGAAAAGTTGTCTGTAGAATGAGTGAGACGGATATTGATCCTGAAAGCGATAATAATGAGACG GACCAAAGCGTACATGAAGAGGAGGATCAGCTGAAGTCG GATACGCACCAGTCTCCCGAGACAGGCATGCTCGAGTCTAATAGCCTAGAAGTGAAGCACAGTCCTGAAACCGATGCTCAGACGGGAGGAGCTGAG GATGGCGAGGATTTACAAGTTTCAATTGGATCACCTCTGCCAGGTGTGAAG CCACAGCAACTTGATGAATCAATTAGGATCCCAAAGGAAACAATTGATGTTCTGAGAGATCAAGTGTTTGGTTTTGATACCTTTTTTGTCACTGGCCAGGAGCCCTATGAG GGTGGAGTGCTATTCAAGGGAAACCTACGTGGGCAAGCTACAAAAAGTTATGAGAAGATAACAAAGAGAATGGAG GACAAGTTTGGAGATGAATATAAGCTTTTCCTTTTGATCAATCCAGAGGATGATAAGCCTGTGGCGGTTGTGGTTCCCAGAAAATCCCTGCCACCAGATACCACTG CTCTTCCAGAATGGTTTGCAGCAGGGGCTTTTGGATTAGTCACCTTGTTCACCTTACTTCTTCGAAATGTACCAGCACTACAATCAAACTTCTT ATTGACTTTTGACAATCTCGAACTGTTGAAGGATGGCCTTCCTGGTGCCCTTGTAACATTACTTGTTCTTGGTGCCCATGAAGTCTGCCACATTTTAGTAGCAAGTGAAAGTGGAATCAAGCTAGGAGTGCCGTATTTTATCCCTAGTTGGCAG ATAGGCTCTTTTGGTGCTATAACTAGGATTTTGAGTATTGTGAAGAAGCGGGAGGATCTCTTGAAATTTGCAGCAGCTGGACCATTAGCTGGGTTCTCCTTGGGGGTTCTTCTCCTGCTTTTAGGTTTTATCTTGCCACCAAGTGATGGTCTTGGTGTTGTTGTCGATGCTAGTGTCTTCCACGATTCACTTCTAGCTGGGGGCATTG CTAAGCTACTTCTTGGAGATGTCCTCAAGGAAGGCACCGCAATATCTGTAAACCCACTTGTACTCTGGGCATGGGCTGGACTACTAATTAATGCCATCAACAGCATTCCCGCCGGAGAATTAGATGGTGGCCGAATTTCTTTTGCCATGTGGGGAAGGAAG GCTTCAGCTCGCTTGAGTGCAGCGGCTATTGGGCTCCTTGGAATAGCCTCACTCTTTAATGATGTGGCATTTTACTGGGTGGTTCTGATATTCATCTTGCAGAGAGGGCCAATAGCTCCTTTGTCTGAAGAAATTACTGATCCAGACAACACTTATATCACCCTTGGAATTGTTGTTTTGCTTTTAGGCCTGTTGGTTTACTTACCATACCCCTTCCCTTTCACTAGTGAAGCCATTTCTACTTTCTAG
- the LOC113755426 gene encoding uncharacterized protein LOC113755426 encodes MDAAVDAMTKNYGFPEEIVKRVAKELLKEYEGDQGDEGWFFIEDCSYQVLVDALLLDQELNDRHDAPPNQKEDALPQNISLQDERAAEHALAEPSGVVSEANCSKVVENKLEANTKEDADRLPSSGRDGKGWKDIGLDQSSSEKGRAAGISDNDEIGGSSQDCANSVILTPPSLTPTTPGGSSVSSPPENCPVLSPFPKISPPNVKRVQSKRRQPCNGWIFESDEEEDEDMIDLKPAIEWEDLSWGTVKKAKRRSRWDWRPEDI; translated from the exons ATGGACGCAGCCGTTGATGCCATGACGAAAAACTATGGGTTTCCTGAGGAAATTGTGAAGAGGGTAGCAAAAGAGCTGCTCAAA GAGTATGAGGGAGATCAAGGAGATGAGGGCTGGTTTTTCATCGAGGACTGCTCTTACCAAGTATTGGTTGACGCGCTTTTGCTGGATCAAGAGCTAAATGATCGGCACGATGCTCCCCCTAATCAGAAAGAGGATGCTTTGCCACAG AATATCTCTTTGCAAGATGAAAGGGCTGCAGAACATGCTTTAGCAGAGCCCTCTGGTGTAGTTTCGGAAGCCAATTGCTCTAAGGTTGTTGAGAATAAATTGGAGGCAAACACCAAAG AAGATGCAGACCGGCTTCCATCAAGTGGCAGGGACGGAAAAGGCTGGAAAGACATTGGCTTGGATCAGTCTTCAAGTGAGAAAGGGAGGGCTGCTGGCATTTCTGACAACGATGAGATAGGTGGCTCCAGTCAGGATTGTGCAAATAGTGTAATACTCACCCCTCCGTCTCTGACTCCTACAACACCAGGAGGTAGTAGTGTTTCAAGCCCACCTGAAAACTGTCCAGTGCTCTCTCCTTTTCCTAAGATCTCACCTCCAAATGTTAAGCGCGTTCAGAGCAAAAGGCGTCAGCCATGTAATGGATGGATATTTGAGAGTGATGAAGAGGAGGATGAGGATATGATAGACCTAAAACCGGCTATAGAGTGGGAAGATTTGAGTTGGGGAACTGTTAAGAAGGCAAAGCGAAGGTCAAGATGGGACTGGAGACCTGAGGATATCTGA
- the LOC113762952 gene encoding uncharacterized protein LOC113762952 isoform X1, protein MAPPRNRRRKVGSMRIDAALDSMRPMGFPDDVVRKSIKDLLKVYGEDGWIFIEEASYKLLIETIIEGQQEGRAGRDDGSGSGEKSGSLEEMCDKEERCQEQKCLPVEIDAEKSPSKNSQTHHHFISKDDSGQPQLGPPVDFAPTYSPMDRVPTNQTQKPSCGWLDADDEED, encoded by the exons ATGGCTCCCCCAAGAAATAGACGCAGAAAG GTTGGTTCGATGAGAATTGATGCCGCATTGGATTCTATGCGTCCGATGGGGTTCCCGGATGATGTTGTTCGCAAATCCATCAAAGACTTGCTCAAG GTTTATGGGGAGGATGGATGGATTTTCATTGAGGAGGCTTCTTACAAGCTCCTCATTGAAACGATTATTGAAGGACAGCAAGAAGGCAGAGCAGGAAGAGATGATGGAAGTGGGAGTGGTGAAAAATCTGGATCACTAGAAGAGATGTGTGATAAGGAAGAGCGCTGCCAGGAACAAAAGTGTCTACCAGTGGAGATTGATGCTGAGAAAAGTCCAAGCAAAAATTCTCAGACCCACCATCATTTCATTTCCAAG GATGACTCTGGGCAACCTCAACTCGGTCCACCGGTGGACTTTGCTCCAACTTATTCTCCCATGGACCGTGTACCGACTAACCAAACACAAAAACCATCTTGTGGATGGCTCGATGCTGATGATGAGGAAGATTAG